One segment of Gaiellales bacterium DNA contains the following:
- a CDS encoding amidohydrolase family protein, with protein MYSGPTVDCDIHHDWPSQDVLLPYLSSGWREFATRSGGRQPMPVIPSEIHPNPGGVFRDDAWPEEGGPPGSSYELMKQQLLDPYRVERGLLTFGAGTYVAANANPYFAAELARAANDWSVDHWLTDRDERLYGTVLLANQLPEEAARELRRIGGHPRIAAGLLATNGIGKPFGHPLFHPIYEAAEEVGLPIAIHAAGESFASMRVSPVGSGVPSLYLEHHTLVPQGVMTHLVSMIVHGVFEKYPGLRVLLMEAGVAWIPAVLWRFDMDYRGLRREAPWLRRAPSEYFYEHVRVTTQPLEIAPSRGHMLELLELIGAQDILCFSSDYPHWDTDEVADVGRSIPEAWHRKVFHDNAMELFGWQAS; from the coding sequence GTGTATTCGGGGCCGACCGTCGACTGTGACATCCACCACGACTGGCCGTCGCAGGACGTCCTGCTGCCCTACCTGTCGTCGGGCTGGCGTGAGTTCGCGACGCGGTCGGGCGGCAGGCAGCCGATGCCGGTCATTCCGAGCGAGATCCACCCGAACCCGGGTGGTGTCTTCCGAGACGACGCCTGGCCGGAGGAGGGCGGGCCGCCCGGCTCCAGCTACGAGCTGATGAAGCAGCAGCTGCTCGACCCCTACCGTGTCGAGCGCGGCCTGCTCACGTTCGGAGCCGGAACGTATGTGGCGGCCAACGCGAATCCTTACTTCGCAGCCGAGCTGGCCCGCGCCGCAAACGACTGGTCGGTCGACCACTGGTTGACGGACCGCGACGAGCGGCTGTATGGAACCGTGCTCCTGGCGAACCAGTTGCCAGAGGAGGCAGCGCGCGAGCTGCGGCGGATCGGCGGGCATCCGCGGATCGCGGCCGGATTGCTCGCGACGAACGGGATCGGAAAGCCGTTCGGCCACCCGCTGTTTCACCCGATCTACGAGGCGGCGGAGGAGGTGGGGCTGCCGATCGCGATCCACGCGGCCGGCGAGTCATTCGCGTCGATGCGGGTCTCGCCGGTGGGAAGCGGCGTGCCGAGCCTGTACCTCGAGCACCACACGCTGGTGCCGCAGGGCGTGATGACGCACCTGGTCAGCATGATCGTGCACGGCGTGTTCGAGAAGTATCCGGGCCTGCGCGTGCTGCTGATGGAGGCGGGCGTGGCCTGGATCCCGGCGGTGCTGTGGCGGTTCGACATGGATTATCGCGGGTTGCGCAGGGAGGCGCCGTGGCTGCGCCGGGCGCCGAGCGAGTACTTCTACGAGCACGTGCGCGTGACGACACAGCCGCTCGAGATCGCGCCGAGCCGCGGGCACATGCTCGAGCTGCTCGAGCTGATCGGGGCGCAGGACATCCTCTGCTTCTCGTCCGACTACCCCCACTGGGACACCGACGAGGTTGCCGACGTCGGACGCAGCATTCCGGAGGCGTGGCACCGCAAGGTGTTCCACGACAACGCCATGGAGCTGTTCGGCTGGCAGGCGAGCTGA
- a CDS encoding Rieske (2Fe-2S) protein has translation MAPQGVPRQRHGAVRLAGELIPVGRLDRFPPRSMTVVQAGRVEVGIIRWDGDDVYAMRNVCPHAGGPVCEGRLGPRILGTAGDPLRMDADETCPTVTCAWHGWEFDARDGRALAPGSRLRVRTYPVRVENGVVLVDVGRPGEPVVGTVAHDAVG, from the coding sequence GTGGCACCGCAAGGTGTTCCACGACAACGCCATGGAGCTGTTCGGCTGGCAGGCGAGCTGATACCGGTCGGCCGGCTCGACCGCTTCCCGCCGCGCAGCATGACGGTGGTGCAGGCCGGCCGGGTGGAGGTGGGGATCATCCGCTGGGACGGCGACGACGTCTATGCGATGCGAAACGTCTGCCCGCACGCGGGCGGGCCGGTGTGCGAGGGGCGGCTGGGGCCGCGGATCCTCGGCACGGCCGGGGATCCGCTGCGGATGGACGCCGACGAGACGTGCCCGACGGTGACGTGCGCGTGGCACGGCTGGGAGTTCGACGCGCGGGACGGCCGGGCGCTCGCGCCCGGGTCGCGGCTGCGCGTGCGGACGTATCCGGTGCGGGTCGAGAATGGGGTGGTGCTGGTCGACGTGGGACGCCCGGGCGAGCCGGTTGTCGGCACCGTGGCCCACGATGCGGTCGGCTAG